The genomic interval GTGGTATTGACAAGATAAGGTATAGAATAAACTCATCAGGGGCTTTTAACCAAATATCAGGAACAAATATCTGGATCATACCACTTTTGTTATCAGATGGGGTATATAATTTTGAAATCTTTTGTTTGGATTTTCAGACTAACTCAAGTATTACTCAGTCTGTTAATTTTGTAGTTGATATACTGGCTCCGAGTTTGTCTATAACGAATTTGTCTAATGGACAGTTTTTGAAAACGAGAGAGTTTGCTGTTTCAGGTATTGCTACAGATAGTTCAAGTGGAGTTAAGGAAGTATTAATTAGAGTTGGTAATATTGGGGACTTTGGTAAAGTTGTTGAGATTTCAAACTATGTAACTAACACGAATTGGACTACAAACATTCAAGTGTCTAGTGATGGAACATTCAAGATAACTGCATACAGTATTGATAACTCTCAAAAGAGTAGTGTATTCAGTGAAGTTGATGTTATTATAGATACACAACCCCCAACAGTTTCAGTTTCATCAGTTACTAACAATCAAAATCTCAACTCTCTTAATGTATCTGTTTCAGGTTTCGCTAGTGATGATAGGAGTTTGGTAGAAGGAGTGTATGTTAGAGTTGGTAGTTCAGGATACTTTGGTAGGGCAAATGGCACTGTGAATTGGAGCACTAATATATCTTTTTCTAGTGTGGGTGATCATTCAATTTATTATTACTCTGTTGATAATGCTGGTAATGTCAGTTTAACACAATCTGTTAGCATTGTTATAGATACCAATAAGCCTAATGTGTCAATAAGTTTCCCTACGAACAATCACTTATCAACGAACAGTGTTGTGGTAGTGAATGGAACATCGTCGGATAACATATTAGTTTCAGGTGTTTTTGTAAAGATAAATGATGGGTTATTTGAAAAAGTAAATACTACTTCATCTGCCACTCTGCCTTGGAGTAAAACATTCTCAAACCTTAATGACGGTAGTAATACTGTTTATGTTTATGTTGTTGATGAAGCAGGTAATGTGAGTCTCACAAATACCATAACTTTCATAGTTCAAGAAAGGCCTACGGTCTCAATATTTACAATTGGGACTAATATAACTAACGATCTAACATCAGGAGGGGTTGAGGTGAGTGGTTTTGCTAATGATAATACTCTAGTTAGTAAAGTTATGGTATCTACCAATCTATCGGGTCCTTACTATGAGGCATCAGGAACTACAAACTGGAGTTATAAGTTTATGTATGTGCCAGAGAGAACTAACATAACTGTTTATGCGTTTAGTATAGATGCTAGTAACAATCATAGTTTTACCAATACGAATACTTTTTCAGTGAGTAGGACATTTTTAGGTTATGGTCAGTATGATTTCTGGGCTGGTAGTATAGTAAGTGCTTTTGTGATAAGTTCAAACAATAATCTTGTAATTGAGATATTCGCAACAAATTTAAGCAATCCTGCTCTTAATCATTTCTTTGTATTGATAGATATAACGAACCTAAACGGTCATCAGCCATCAGCTAGTGGATGGTCAGGTGATTGGACTACTGGTTGGGGTGATTTCTGGTTTACAAATGTTGCTGGAATAAATATGGAATTGATTATATGGGGTAATATTAACAGTAGTGGAGACTTGATAAATCTTAGCGCAAAGAATAGTTTAGGTAATAATGTAGTATCGTCTATTAGTTATACACGAAGTGGTAACCTATATAGTTTTAGAGTTCCATATAGTATTATAGGTAGTGGTGCTAGTTCAGGACATACGCTCAACCTCTATGCGTTTTATGGTAAAGCTGGACAAGGAAGCCCAGGACCTGGAGGTATGAGGTCAATCTTCCCGAGAAATGTATCAACTATAAACAGAGGTGAGTGGGGTAGTTTTGTTAATAGCGTTACTAACAAGTCAATAAATTATCGTCTCCACTAGGAGGTTGTTATGTTGTTGAGGTTCTTGATTATAGTATTCATATTTACTTTGTCTTTAACATACAGTTGTTCTAAATTACCTACGATTGCTATTGATTTAAGTGAAGATATAGATAATACTCCTCCTGATGTCAAGTTGCTACACCCTAATGACGGAGATTCATTTAATACTACAAATATCCAAGTGAAACTTGCTGGTAGTGATTCAGGTAGTGGGTTGAAGAGTATTTTTATAAGAGTTGGTGATAATGGAAACTTCGTTGAAGTAGCTGGTGAGACTACAAATATCTTGCTACCGGGTGATGGTAATTACACACTCTACTACTACGGAGTGGATAAGAAAAATAACTCAAGTATAATAAAAAGTATAGTCTTCAAGATAGATACCGTTCCTCCAAGTGTAACGGTGAATTC from Spirochaetota bacterium carries:
- a CDS encoding Ig-like domain-containing protein gives rise to the protein MRRIFVITVLFTLLAYSCSKLPEFSDLVKSDNDRPVVLVKYPTNNSILTSSNIVVIGNAYDSTNSSRNSVSSGISGVYIRVDEGQFVLVEGTTSWSKVLSNLSQGTHVLQVYAVDISNNTSMTQSVSFKVDSIEPSITILSPSNRAIVKNPVSVIVDVFDEVSGVKQVLINTSLTNYTFSSTNVSTNINMTPGLNILRIVSVDFAGNTNVSVISFILDDTSPVVSIIHPSEEQNINSGSLSVYGTSYDSRGVVEVWFRIVGTTNTNLPFYKLSGTTNWSTNISGLTEGTYFVQVYAIDTAGNHSITNTRKFFVDNIRPLVSIIFPTNNHKFTSNSITVEGTSSDQGSGIKEVWVRIGTNNFVKIETTGNWITNINNLSDGSTTLEAYSVDNFGNHSLTQSVSFVISEIPTISIISPSEGQIFNEPNVNIVGNANDLGSGIDKIRYRINSSGAFNQISGTNIWIIPLLLSDGVYNFEIFCLDFQTNSSITQSVNFVVDILAPSLSITNLSNGQFLKTREFAVSGIATDSSSGVKEVLIRVGNIGDFGKVVEISNYVTNTNWTTNIQVSSDGTFKITAYSIDNSQKSSVFSEVDVIIDTQPPTVSVSSVTNNQNLNSLNVSVSGFASDDRSLVEGVYVRVGSSGYFGRANGTVNWSTNISFSSVGDHSIYYYSVDNAGNVSLTQSVSIVIDTNKPNVSISFPTNNHLSTNSVVVVNGTSSDNILVSGVFVKINDGLFEKVNTTSSATLPWSKTFSNLNDGSNTVYVYVVDEAGNVSLTNTITFIVQERPTVSIFTIGTNITNDLTSGGVEVSGFANDNTLVSKVMVSTNLSGPYYEASGTTNWSYKFMYVPERTNITVYAFSIDASNNHSFTNTNTFSVSRTFLGYGQYDFWAGSIVSAFVISSNNNLVIEIFATNLSNPALNHFFVLIDITNLNGHQPSASGWSGDWTTGWGDFWFTNVAGINMELIIWGNINSSGDLINLSAKNSLGNNVVSSISYTRSGNLYSFRVPYSIIGSGASSGHTLNLYAFYGKAGQGSPGPGGMRSIFPRNVSTINRGEWGSFVNSVTNKSINYRLH